A genome region from Brassica oleracea var. oleracea cultivar TO1000 chromosome C2, BOL, whole genome shotgun sequence includes the following:
- the LOC106325785 gene encoding uncharacterized protein LOC106325785 isoform X2, which produces MMREGHDEEEMMMMLARKPAWLEGLMAETFFSSCGIHESRRKSEKNVFCLLCCLSVCPHCLTSHRSHPLLQVRRYVYHDVVRLSDLEKLIDCSYIQPYTINGAKVIFINQRPQSRAKVSSNVCFTCDRILQEPFHFCSLSCKVDYLQYQGDDLSSILYRIDESDFTFSSLRMDGHDQLGEISTMEEDTDDILVMSDQWEQGNNSNKKEKRKKKKESNYSPGMVLSLGSRRKGAPHRAPFS; this is translated from the exons ATGATGAGAGAAGGTCATGATGAGGAAGAGATGATGATGATGTTGGCGAGGAAACCTGCATGGCTTGAAGGACTAATGGCGGAAACTTTCTTCTCGAGCTGTGGGATCCACGAGAGTCGCCGTAAAAGCGAGAAGAACGTATTTTGCTTGCTCTGTTGTCTCAGTGTTTGTCCTCACTGCCTCACTTCACATCGCTCTCATCCTCTTCTACAG GTGAGACGATATGTATACCACGATGTCGTTCGGCTGAGTGATCTTGAGAAGCTCATTGATTGTTCATATATTCAG CCATATACAATTAATGGAGCCAAAGTGATATTCATAAACCAAAGACCACAATCAAGAGCTAAGGTCTCTTCAAATGTTTGCTTCACTTGTGATAGAATCCTCCAAGAACCATTCCACTTTTGTTCGCTCTCTTGCAAG GTGGATTACTTACAATATCAAGGAGATGATTTATCAAGCATTCTCTATAGAATCGATGAATCGGATTTCACATTTTCAAGTTTGAGAATGGATGGACACGATCAGCTCGGAGAGATATCAACAATGGAGGAAGATACCGACGATATTTTGGTGATGTCAGATCAATGGGAGCAGGGTAACAATAGTAACAAGAAGGAGAAAAGGAAGAAGAAAAAAGAGAGTAATTACTCGCCTGGGATGGTTCTTTCACTTGGTAGCAGAAGAAAAGGTGCTCCTCACAGGGCTCCTTTTTCATAG
- the LOC106325785 gene encoding uncharacterized protein LOC106325785 isoform X1 — MMREGHDEEEMMMMLARKPAWLEGLMAETFFSSCGIHESRRKSEKNVFCLLCCLSVCPHCLTSHRSHPLLQNWQVRRYVYHDVVRLSDLEKLIDCSYIQPYTINGAKVIFINQRPQSRAKVSSNVCFTCDRILQEPFHFCSLSCKVDYLQYQGDDLSSILYRIDESDFTFSSLRMDGHDQLGEISTMEEDTDDILVMSDQWEQGNNSNKKEKRKKKKESNYSPGMVLSLGSRRKGAPHRAPFS; from the exons ATGATGAGAGAAGGTCATGATGAGGAAGAGATGATGATGATGTTGGCGAGGAAACCTGCATGGCTTGAAGGACTAATGGCGGAAACTTTCTTCTCGAGCTGTGGGATCCACGAGAGTCGCCGTAAAAGCGAGAAGAACGTATTTTGCTTGCTCTGTTGTCTCAGTGTTTGTCCTCACTGCCTCACTTCACATCGCTCTCATCCTCTTCTACAG AATTGGCAGGTGAGACGATATGTATACCACGATGTCGTTCGGCTGAGTGATCTTGAGAAGCTCATTGATTGTTCATATATTCAG CCATATACAATTAATGGAGCCAAAGTGATATTCATAAACCAAAGACCACAATCAAGAGCTAAGGTCTCTTCAAATGTTTGCTTCACTTGTGATAGAATCCTCCAAGAACCATTCCACTTTTGTTCGCTCTCTTGCAAG GTGGATTACTTACAATATCAAGGAGATGATTTATCAAGCATTCTCTATAGAATCGATGAATCGGATTTCACATTTTCAAGTTTGAGAATGGATGGACACGATCAGCTCGGAGAGATATCAACAATGGAGGAAGATACCGACGATATTTTGGTGATGTCAGATCAATGGGAGCAGGGTAACAATAGTAACAAGAAGGAGAAAAGGAAGAAGAAAAAAGAGAGTAATTACTCGCCTGGGATGGTTCTTTCACTTGGTAGCAGAAGAAAAGGTGCTCCTCACAGGGCTCCTTTTTCATAG